Proteins encoded by one window of Camelus dromedarius isolate mCamDro1 chromosome 27, mCamDro1.pat, whole genome shotgun sequence:
- the SH2D3A gene encoding SH2 domain-containing protein 3A isoform X1 produces the protein MQVPQDGEDVAAQPWYHGPLSRQKAEALLQQDGDFLVRASGSRGGHPVISCRWRGSVLHFEVLRVALRPRPGRPTALFQLEDERFPSLPALIHSYVTGQRPLSQLTGAVASRLVTRQGPIQRSFSEDTLPDSPARTELLRARKWSDSQPAGLEQVGRTEDHPGPGASTVPASALPRTGSDPVLLKTPVSMGSIPDSLRASDGQLHAKGPTKPPRTPSLMLPDASGRPPTYCELVPRVPKVQGTAPGHSCPEPEVPWWEAEEDEEEEENGCFARPQAEVSLSPLDKPSCLLGPQNRPLEPEVLRTLRCLFLEHHSESTALHLLLVDCQATGLLGVTRAQRRAMGVASGLELLTLPHGHRLRLELLERHEALMLAGALAVLGCAGPLEERAAALKGLVELALALRPGAAGDLPGLAAVMGALLLPQVSRLERTWRQLRRSHTEAALAFEQELKPLLRALDEGAGPCDPGEVTLPHVAPAVRVLEGEELPGPLDESCERLLRTLHGARQMAQDAPRFRETAARRLRGFRPNPELREALTTSFLRRLLWGSRGAEAPRATRLEKFQRVLSVLSQRLEPDH, from the exons ATGCAGGTGCCACAGGATGGAGAGGACGTTGCTGCCCAACCCTGGTACCACGGACCCCTGTCCCGCCAG AAGGCTGAGGCCCTTCTCCAGCAAGATGGTGACTTCTTAGTTCGTGCGTCTGGGTCCCGTGGGGGCCACCCCGTGATCTCCTGCCGCTGGCGGGGCTCAGTCCTACACTTCGAAGTGCTCCGTGTGGCCCTGCGTCCCCGGCCAGGCCGGCCCACAGCCCTCTTTCAGCTGGAGGATGAGCGTTTCCCAAGCCTGCCTGCCCTGATTCACAGCTATGTGACCGGCCAGCGTCCACTGTCCCAGCTCACGGGGGCTGTGGCCTCCAGGCTGGTGACACGGCAAGGACCTATTCAACGCAGTTTTAGTGAGGACACCCTTCCAGATAGCCCAGCTCGGACAGAGCTGCTCAG GGCTAGGAAGTGGAGTGACAGTCAGCCTGCAGGTTTGGAGCAGGTGGGACGGACAGAAGACCACCCTGGACCAG GAGCCTCCACCGTGCCCGCATCTGCCCTACCCCGGACAGGTAGTGACCCCGTGTTACTAAAGACCCCGGTTTCCATGGGGTCCATTCCTGACAGCCTCAGGGCCTCCGATGGGCAGCTTCATGCCAAGGGACCAACTAAGCCACCTCGAACACCCTCACTGATGCTGCCTGATGCCTCTGGACGCCCCCCTACATACTGTGAGCTGGTGCCCCGAGTGCCCAAGGTCCAGGGAACAGCCCCTGGCCACAGCTGCCCAGAGCCAGAGGTGCCATGGTGGGAGGCtgaggaggatgaggaagaggaggagaacgGATGTTTTGCAAGACCACAGGCTGAGGTTTCTTTGAGCCCCCTTGACAAGCCCTCCTGCCTGCTGGGCCCCCAGAATCGGCCTCTGGAACCCGAGGTCCTGCGTACTCTCCGATGCCTGTTCCTGGAGCACCATTCTGAGAGTACCGCCCTCCACTTGCTATTGGTGGACTGCCAG GCGACAGGCCTCCTGGGAGTGACCAGGGCTCAGCGGCGTGCCATGGGGGTCGCCTCCGGCCTGGAGCTGCTCACGCTTCCCCACGGGCATCGTTTGAGGTTGGAACTGCTGGAGAG GCACGAGGCGCTGATGTTGGCGGGGGCGCTGGCTGTGCTGGGCTGCGCAGGGCCTCTGGAGGAACGCGCGGCCGCCCTAAAAGGCCTGGTGGAACTGGCCCTGGCGCTGCGGCCAGGGGCAGCGGGGGACCTGCCCGGACTGGCCGCTGTCATGGGCGCCTTGCTCCTGCCCCAG GTGTCTCGATTGGAACGCACGTGGCGCCAGCTCCGAAGGAGCCACACCGAGGCTGCGCTGGCCTTCGAGCAGGAGCTGAAGCCGCTGTTGCGGGCGCTGGATGAGGGAGCCG GACCCTGCGACCCGGGCGAGGTGACGCTGCCGCACGTGGCACCCGCGGTGCGCGTGCTGGAGGGCGAGGAACTCCCGGGGCCCTTGGATGAGAGCTGCGAGCGGCTGCTGCGCACCCTGCACGGGGCGCGTCAGATGGCCCAGGACGCGCCCAGATTTCGCGAGACAGCGGCCCGGCGCCTGCGAG GATTCCGGCCCAACCCGGAGCTGAGAGAGGCCCTGACAACCAGTTTCTTGCGGAGGCTGCTCTGGGGGAGCCGAGGGGCTGAGGCACCGCGGGCCACACGTCTGGAGAAGTTCCAGCGCGTTCTCAGTGTCCTGTCGCAGCGCCTGGAGCCTGACCATTGA
- the SH2D3A gene encoding SH2 domain-containing protein 3A isoform X2, with protein MQVPQDGEDVAAQPWYHGPLSRQKAEALLQQDGDFLVRASGSRGGHPVISCRWRGSVLHFEVLRVALRPRPGRPTALFQLEDERFPSLPALIHSYVTGQRPLSQLTGAVASRLVTRQGPIQRSFSEDTLPDSPARTELLRARKWSDSQPAGLEQVGRTEDHPGPGASTVPASALPRTGSDPVLLKTPVSMGSIPDSLRASDGQLHAKGPTKPPRTPSLMLPDASGRPPTYCELVPRVPKVQGTAPGHSCPEPEVPWWEAEEDEEEEENGCFARPQAEVSLSPLDKPSCLLGPQNRPLEPEVLRTLRCLFLEHHSESTALHLLLVDCQATGLLGVTRAQRRAMGVASGLELLTLPHGHRLRLELLERHEALMLAGALAVLGCAGPLEERAAALKGLVELALALRPGAAGDLPGLAAVMGALLLPQVSRLERTWRQLRRSHTEAALAFEQELKPLLRALDEGAGSTLALRSARCFGPRPRPLSKAPPSSP; from the exons ATGCAGGTGCCACAGGATGGAGAGGACGTTGCTGCCCAACCCTGGTACCACGGACCCCTGTCCCGCCAG AAGGCTGAGGCCCTTCTCCAGCAAGATGGTGACTTCTTAGTTCGTGCGTCTGGGTCCCGTGGGGGCCACCCCGTGATCTCCTGCCGCTGGCGGGGCTCAGTCCTACACTTCGAAGTGCTCCGTGTGGCCCTGCGTCCCCGGCCAGGCCGGCCCACAGCCCTCTTTCAGCTGGAGGATGAGCGTTTCCCAAGCCTGCCTGCCCTGATTCACAGCTATGTGACCGGCCAGCGTCCACTGTCCCAGCTCACGGGGGCTGTGGCCTCCAGGCTGGTGACACGGCAAGGACCTATTCAACGCAGTTTTAGTGAGGACACCCTTCCAGATAGCCCAGCTCGGACAGAGCTGCTCAG GGCTAGGAAGTGGAGTGACAGTCAGCCTGCAGGTTTGGAGCAGGTGGGACGGACAGAAGACCACCCTGGACCAG GAGCCTCCACCGTGCCCGCATCTGCCCTACCCCGGACAGGTAGTGACCCCGTGTTACTAAAGACCCCGGTTTCCATGGGGTCCATTCCTGACAGCCTCAGGGCCTCCGATGGGCAGCTTCATGCCAAGGGACCAACTAAGCCACCTCGAACACCCTCACTGATGCTGCCTGATGCCTCTGGACGCCCCCCTACATACTGTGAGCTGGTGCCCCGAGTGCCCAAGGTCCAGGGAACAGCCCCTGGCCACAGCTGCCCAGAGCCAGAGGTGCCATGGTGGGAGGCtgaggaggatgaggaagaggaggagaacgGATGTTTTGCAAGACCACAGGCTGAGGTTTCTTTGAGCCCCCTTGACAAGCCCTCCTGCCTGCTGGGCCCCCAGAATCGGCCTCTGGAACCCGAGGTCCTGCGTACTCTCCGATGCCTGTTCCTGGAGCACCATTCTGAGAGTACCGCCCTCCACTTGCTATTGGTGGACTGCCAG GCGACAGGCCTCCTGGGAGTGACCAGGGCTCAGCGGCGTGCCATGGGGGTCGCCTCCGGCCTGGAGCTGCTCACGCTTCCCCACGGGCATCGTTTGAGGTTGGAACTGCTGGAGAG GCACGAGGCGCTGATGTTGGCGGGGGCGCTGGCTGTGCTGGGCTGCGCAGGGCCTCTGGAGGAACGCGCGGCCGCCCTAAAAGGCCTGGTGGAACTGGCCCTGGCGCTGCGGCCAGGGGCAGCGGGGGACCTGCCCGGACTGGCCGCTGTCATGGGCGCCTTGCTCCTGCCCCAG GTGTCTCGATTGGAACGCACGTGGCGCCAGCTCCGAAGGAGCCACACCGAGGCTGCGCTGGCCTTCGAGCAGGAGCTGAAGCCGCTGTTGCGGGCGCTGGATGAGGGAGCCG GCTCCACCTTGGCCCTACGTTCCGCCAGATGTTTCGGCCCTAGGCCCCGCCCCTTAAGCAAGGCTCCGCCTTCCTCGCCCTAG